The Crassostrea angulata isolate pt1a10 chromosome 1, ASM2561291v2, whole genome shotgun sequence nucleotide sequence TTGATTTTTCTAATTGTGAGTATTATGTGTTATTCTGTACACAGTGCAATATTAATGCGACTTACTGAAATGATTACCGGTGGTCATTAATTAACATGATCTTTCATGCTGTGCACACGAGATTGCAATTTGTGTAGAATAACGTGTAAAAATTGCATGTTTCAGTGTATTGTGGTGTTATTGAATAATATTAGTGCTCCAATTCTGTCAGGATATTTCATAgctttgtggaaaaaaaatggaCTATTACCAACAAATGATATCAGTCTCTCAAGCTGAATATGtcacaatttacaaattcagAAAAACGGTACAAATTCCTATTCCGGCACGGAATGCCTGGGGAGAGGAATCATACACCACTGCCCCAGAGCCACCCCTGAATCGGCCCCACCATCGACAGAGACGAAGGCCACATAGGCCCCCGCAGGACACGGACGAAGAGGGGATGAGGACGGCAGGAGAGAGCGATGCTGAGCCAGGTGGGTCAATCGTTTGTTGATATTATTGTTTTGTTGATCCAAGAAATCAATTACCAATCAATTCAGACCTGTTATTGCAGATTTTACAGTTAGGACTATTGTccatgaaattatttttctccAAAGCTGGGAATTTTACTAAATCTACTTGAATTGATGCCTATcatggaaattgataaaatcatggTACAGCTAAAAGCACTTTATTTTAGGATAATTGCCTCACCAATGTGATTCTTCGCttgattttgatacatgtacaactatAATCTAAAGAATTGagcagttttgttttgtttttttttctacttttttgcttgttttttccccccaaattctagtttttgtttcatgtatttaaagcaagttttaaaattttccttttgGATTATTTTCCAAAAGCAACTACCAGGTATTAATCATGTTATGGACATCATAAAAGAGACTTTTATTCTCAGGAATATTTGTAATCATTGCCcttttattatgtaaattgcAAAATTGTTTAGATGTCGCTTTATGTTTGTCACAGGATTATTTGTCTATATAAATGATGACTCTGTTGATTTTGGGAGAGTTGTTGTATTGCTCAGCTTTGAATAAGAGATGGAGTTTCCTAAATAAGGAATGCTGAAacaattactgtaaaccaacatttATTTGTGGCGActttatttcacaatttacTTCCAATAAACTGGTTCGCGACGATTAATGTTagcgaccaagccttatccagacccgtattttgttataacaaccaTACGATAAAGACTGCTTTGCTGCGAGAAATATTTGCGACGACGAGGCTTTCGCGAACCTcgcaaaaatttctcgcacgcaaataaaagttggtttacagtaagtCCTGAATAAGGCTTTgactatatatatttaacttacAACTACCAAGCCTGAGTAAGGCTTCAGCCATTTTTCTACTGCTGATTTGATTCTGGGCTGACACATTTTGCCAATTTGATAGACTTCAAATAAATTCATGAACAACTTGTTTTCCttcaaacaaaatcaaaccCCATAACAATCAAATAAATGTAGTTTTCTCTGTTCTAAAGTCAGCATATTTAGCAAAGACCATGAGCTCAGTAATGAATTCATAAATCAATTCAAAGTAATCAACAGAAATAAGATTTGGAGTgctttttacatttaatttggaattgaaattgctgagcatggattcaaaatttttattactcAGTGGAAATTTTGGGTAAACAAAGCACAAAAACAgccttaaattttataatagcAGCAAAGAACatgtataatcaattttttttattttcatttgataatatGAAAAGATCTTGCTCTGaaacgatttaaaaaaataataagcaaCTGCATAGTTCATGCACAATGAAGACATCCAGATTTAAATcatcatgtaaatattttgagatAAGAACACACACTCCATTGTCCTAACTTTATAAAGCCATTGAGTAACCTATTCGTGGTTGATTACAATGCTCTAGTGTCtgtcaatttaaaaagaaatatttgcttAACTAACAGTCACTACATAGCAAAGAGCACAAGATGCACAATATTTTAGTCAAAGGATTTATGGGTATTTTGTCCTGACTTCTACAGTAATAAAGTTAAAAAGAAGTTTAAATTGGATTTCAGCTCCCCAAAAACGGTCAGATGCAGAAAATTTGTCAACAATCCTCAGGCAGAGCAGGAGTAGAAACAGAAGAAAGTACCATTCTCCTTTTGAGAAGAAACGAATCAAGGAAATCAAGAAATTGAATGAGAAGGTAGAGACTTTGCAGCAGACGCAGATCAGTAAGGAGGGGGAACTAGTCAAGATGAAAATCAACATGGCGGAACAGGAACTGAACCTCATGGAGGAGCAAGTCAGGTGAGGAGGAGGAGAAGGAGGAGAAGGAGGAGACAGTTTATGAGGATTGAATAGGATTATGATTGGACTGAATTTCATTGCAATTTTATTGTAATGTTCcaagtataaaaaaatttggaggttttaaatgtgttttaacTGCAATAAGGAAACTGGTGTATTTTGTAGTATGTGTCTTTCTGAAATGTAGAATTcaattaaatactttttttgaaaatgacccAATGATTGTCATCATAAATGACACAATATTATGCGATTTTCTTTTTACTTGTATATGCAAGACCTTTGCACATAGATCAATAATATAACAATCAAAATTAATATGAGACTACTAACTGAATGAGCTTTACATATTGGTTGAATAGATTTTTTTGCTCTGcttcataaaattaaatatcagACAATATGGTCTTATTTATAGAACTAAACTGAACGTGACAAAGGAACAGCTAGCTGATCAGAGAGCTTATCTACAACAGCTAAAAACTGTTGAAGCTGATAAACTAACTATAGAGAGGGAGAAAACAGTAGAAAAGCAATTACGCAAGAAAGAGGTACATAATTTATATCTTGCATTAGATTTGCTCATGAATTAATAACATTCATTGTGCATTGAcacattttataatacatgtatcgcAAATTAGAAAGAAATGAATTTCCTTTTCAAATATCAGGCAAAAGCCACAAAGAAGATTGAAGTGATTGAAGAGAAACGTAAACAGCTTGTTGAACACTCGGAGGAGGTGGACAAAGAACTGACCAAAGCCAAGCCAACCGTGCGGGAACAGTTTGGGAAGTACCGCAAGAGGGACGGCAGTCTCAACACCAGGCAGGTGTATGACATGCTGCGCTCGGAGGAAAAGAAACAGGAAAAGGTAACAAACAACAGCAGTTTGTACAGTCTCTAAAAACATTTGTATACTGGTAATAATTCAATGCAATTAAGAATTGAAGATATGGATGATTTACAGTTTTCAACATCAAGTAtagttaagaataaaaaaagagTGTATATCAACacttttagtactttgattaaaacattataatttcAGATTCAAAATCAGCTTGAACATGAAAGAATGGTAATGATAAGCCAGCAACTAGAGCTGAAAGAAGCTGCAACTCGACAGAAACTGCAGAACTTTAAAGAATTGCTGAGGCTGTCTCACTCAGCAGGCTTTCCTGATGGACATGTTGGGCATGCTAATGATCCAAGGGCTGTGACTGCCCCAGGATTTGGTGAGGGGCCAGAGAGACTGAAAGCTCGAGAGGAAGTTGGACTTGAGGACATGCATGAAAGGACCGGTAGTCCTGAGAGGACCTTGTATACTGCCGCTACCACTCATATCAATAACGGACTGGAATCACGGAATATTCATACTCGAGAATCAAGGGCCATCACCCAAAAAGAGGAACCCATGGACAGTCGACCAGTATCACGTCAAAGTGTGAGATCGACAAGATCTGTTATTCCTGACAGTGAGTTTTATGCTAAACGGAAGCAGGAGAAGGATCCCACATCACGCTGGGAGTCCTCTTATTCCCGGCCTTCCACAGCTTGTAGTCAGAAGCAGCCGGATATTGATTTCATTTACATGCAGCCTAAAAAGCTGGACGACAGTGAAGATGAGATCAAGTACGGACTGACAGACGACGTGAAGTCTGCGCGAGAGGAATCGAGAAAATCAACGGCAAGGTCCAAGCCCCCACCAGCACCTAGTCGATCGTCAAACCGGATAGATGACGGATTAGAGGACTTTGAAACACTCATTCCAAGTGAATATGTGCATGGAATGGGAACAAAAGACAAGTTTGATGGAAAGAAAATGGGTCTTTCTTCTACCACATTTGATGCAGCTCTTGCATCGATGTTGGAAGCAGCAGAAgaaaatgtgtattttaatcACGAGGATTATGACCAGTATGCAAGTACAAACAAAACGCGCTCTTATGACAGAGAGAGTCCCATGGACAGAGAGATGTATGCGATATCCCAGAAATCACGTGAGAATGACATTCGAGCCATTTATGGTTCTCCTTTAAAAAGTAGCAAGAGTATGCGTCAGAGTCGTCCCAAGACGCAACAGAAACCAGTTAGCTATTTTTCAGACGATGAGGACTTTGATGGGAGACCCCGGAGAAGTAATTCCCCCTCTCGGGTCAAAAGAGATAAGTCACTAGAAGACTGGGAGAGAAGAATGTTACAGAAAAACTCAGCAAGGAGCAGTCGCAAAAACTCCCCACTCAAAAAGAGTAAATCCAATAACTATGCGTCTAATAGGTACTCAACTGAAAGTGAGGAAGAGGAGGTGAAAAAGAATCCGTCAAGTTACAGGAACTGGGGGCCCCAGACCAAGGTAAGATCTGACTAATTGTGGattgatttagattttaaagtgaaatacatttagatattttgaagtagtttttttttgtggtagatgattttttctctttttttatgtttctaacttttttttcttttattaagataatttacggaatttttttgatttaattaaaattattttctcttGTTGTAGGTGTGCTAAATAgagtttagatttttaaaaattgtctgtagattttttaaatagatagtAGATTCTTTTATTTACTTGGTGTGTCAATTTTCAGAATGCTTCAATAGCAGGCCGCTTAGCTAATTTCTCCATTGAGACCCCTCCACCAAGAAGTAAGTACCGGGtactgaaataatttaaaagcagAATAGAATTATTTATCACCCAGAAATCATTAGCTTGTCACTTTGCTGTAATAATATTTGATTGAAATAGCTTAATTATACCCACTTTGATTTGTtgcaaaaataatattgaacaaaacatttgataaaaatagatcTCCATTTTAAATTTAAGGATGATGCAGAACTTAGTATGCAAATTATTGGAGAGTAGAGTtacatgtacctacatgtaGTAGCTGAATTtgttgattgtttatttaaccTTTTTCTGTAGAAAGAAGCACAGCGACATGACATATCAAATgttccattttttattttaaataaatgctttttgATTGATTTCCATTGTGctaataaaaacaatcttagaGGTATAATTTTAACACCAAGTGCTTTGAATatgtcatcttcgctagccaagggttttcggtcaaCTCTGCTCTATTGGGGAGCGGAGTGGACCAAAAACCTGGGCTAGCAAAGATGTGAAGATGTATACACTTGTTAATGCAGGGTACAATTGTTTTGCTCTTGCAGATAATGCAGATGTGAATGGAGAATATTATTATCCCTCGCGGACTAACAGTCTTGTGATCGAggaatcaaaattcaaatcagtGACTGCTGTGCCTGATGAAGAGGCGGAGAGTTCATTCATGGGGAAAGTCATTGAACAGCGAGATCGCGTCAATAAAATTCGACAAGCCAGAAAATCGGCTGAAGTTATTCAGATGGCTTGGAGGAAATATCAAGAAAAGAAGAAACATGCCCGCTGGTGATAAAACTCGACCTGTTTTATAGTGCCAAAGGGGatggatattttattttaattcaggGAAAAGTAatcaaatgatattaaaattccatttttttttcaaatgataaattggCATGAagacaattattttcaaaatgcaatcaaaatattattgttcatTGTGTAAAGTATAGTGctactttttatgaaaattggaAGACTACATTAGttaataccggtacatgtaacttgattgaactttgaaatttcttcaatTCATGTAAAGTATATGACTATAAGTTAGTACCATTTTGAcaatataaattgataattcaTATCTGTGCttatgtgtatgtgtgtgtgtgtgtaacaTTAGTATGTAATGACGGATGTATGCATTGTAGTGtatgttttaaaagtgtttgacttgcatgtacattgtgtaaacaaaatttcaaacaaacatAATCAACATGCAATGCTTGCCCCAAACAGTCTCATTATAGTCTGTgatagtttaaatatttttttttagttttgaattttattgtCCTTAGTACtttaatgttttgtatttttttttaaagtatatttaaaAGATGTAGACATTCCATTGAATTGTAGACAAACTTTGCAGAATCTCTGTCATACCGTCCAGTttacaatttatacatagaagaaattgagatatatttttatacatttaccaGTCCCaatatgttgtacatgtaatatggaCTGTAGATTTTGCTGTTTTTATGTTAGAATGTAAAATCatacaaattttttatttaaaaaaaatagatataaatgTACCACTGTTCAAATCTCATATCATGCTCCCGTGTGAACATGAATAAAACAATAgttgataaataacaattaaaaagataaaatactttgtgtttttatttatcaGTTATCTCAGAAAGC carries:
- the LOC128158987 gene encoding kinesin heavy chain-like isoform X3, whose amino-acid sequence is MPQIRTLCRIKPTAEYYPEFEASRNTLYLRVPEVLRENWENSVRGKANVSHEFNFDYIFKNTATQEEVFEVAAKEIIQAFLNGYNGTIFAYGQTGTGKTFTVEGSPKQYKLRGLEPRSLSMIYKELEKRTDEDISVHISYLEIYKETGFDLLSTGARTQSAVTPFPKVSVMEGSQGVWMVKNLSVHYAATEDVAQNLLLQGQANRRVAATAVHDRSSRSHAVFTIQLSSKRSDSDVVVKSKLHLVDLAGSERVSKTGAQGNLLNEAKCINLSLHFLESVIIALQGDSGSNDNKGRVSSAGHQRGRSKTRENGRPSTAEGLSRTGPRHVPYRNSLLTMVLRDSLGGNCMTCMIATISLEYRNLGETLSTCRFAGRVACIANSVKRNEEVDEKALIKKLRKRVAELESELSCLLMAKEDVKFSIDMMNAKLTDEDKIQCNKVIKSYLDGKVADPVSEGITNPYKFRECMKILKKMILEGLGSSANPDDVPNFLMSSEEANDIRASSTPEKGTQVLKVHSDKRKNEEKTVQIPIPARNAWGEESYTTAPEPPLNRPHHRQRRRPHRPPQDTDEEGMRTAGESDAEPAPQKRSDAENLSTILRQSRSRNRRKYHSPFEKKRIKEIKKLNEKVETLQQTQISKEGELVKMKINMAEQELNLMEEQVRTKLNVTKEQLADQRAYLQQLKTVEADKLTIEREKTVEKQLRKKEAKATKKIEVIEEKRKQLVEHSEEVDKELTKAKPTVREQFGKYRKRDGSLNTRQVYDMLRSEEKKQEKIQNQLEHERMVMISQQLELKEAATRQKLQNFKELLRLSHSAGFPDGHVGHANDPRAVTAPGFGEGPERLKAREEVGLEDMHERTGSPERTLYTAATTHINNGLESRNIHTRESRAITQKEEPMDSRPVSRQSVRSTRSVIPDSEFYAKRKQEKDPTSRWESSYSRPSTACSQKQPDIDFIYMQPKKLDDSEDEIKYGLTDDVKSAREESRKSTARSKPPPAPSRSSNRIDDGLEDFETLIPSEYVHGMGTKDKFDGKKMGLSSTTFDAALASMLEAAEENVYFNHEDYDQYASTNKTRSYDRESPMDREMYAISQKSRENDIRAIYGSPLKSSKSMRQSRPKTQQKPVSYFSDDEDFDGRPRRSNSPSRVKRDKSLEDWERRMLQKNSARSSRKNSPLKKSKSNNYASNRYSTESEEEEVKKNPSSYRNWGPQTKNASIAGRLANFSIETPPPRNNADVNGEYYYPSRTNSLVIEESKFKSVTAVPDEEAESSFMGKVIEQRDRVNKIRQARKSAEVIQMAWRKYQEKKKHARW
- the LOC128158987 gene encoding kinesin heavy chain-like isoform X1 — translated: MPQIRTLCRIKPTAEYYPEFEASRNTLYLRVPEVLRENWENSVRGKANVSHEFNFDYIFKNTATQEEVFEVAAKEIIQAFLNGYNGTIFAYGQTGTGKTFTVEGSPKQYKLRGLEPRSLSMIYKELEKRTDEDISVHISYLEIYKETGFDLLSTGARTQSAVTPFPKVSVMEGSQGVWMVKNLSVHYAATEDVAQNLLLQGQANRRVAATAVHDRSSRSHAVFTIQLSSKRSDSDVVVKSKLHLVDLAGSERVSKTGAQGNLLNEAKCINLSLHFLESVIIALQGDSGSNDNKGRVSSAGHQRGRSKTRENGRPSTAEGLSRTGPRHVPYRNSLLTMVLRDSLGGNCMTCMIATISLEYRNLGETLSTCRFAGRVACIANSVKFLRALTRNEEVDEKALIKKLRKRVAELESELSCLLMAKEDVKFSIDMMNAKLTDEDKIQCNKVIKSYLDGKVADPVSEGITNPYKFRECMKILKKMILEGLGSSANPDDVPNFLMSSEEANDIRASSTPEKGTQVLKVHSDKRKNEEKTVQIPIPARNAWGEESYTTAPEPPLNRPHHRQRRRPHRPPQDTDEEGMRTAGESDAEPAPQKRSDAENLSTILRQSRSRNRRKYHSPFEKKRIKEIKKLNEKVETLQQTQISKEGELVKMKINMAEQELNLMEEQVRTKLNVTKEQLADQRAYLQQLKTVEADKLTIEREKTVEKQLRKKEAKATKKIEVIEEKRKQLVEHSEEVDKELTKAKPTVREQFGKYRKRDGSLNTRQVYDMLRSEEKKQEKIQNQLEHERMVMISQQLELKEAATRQKLQNFKELLRLSHSAGFPDGHVGHANDPRAVTAPGFGEGPERLKAREEVGLEDMHERTGSPERTLYTAATTHINNGLESRNIHTRESRAITQKEEPMDSRPVSRQSVRSTRSVIPDSEFYAKRKQEKDPTSRWESSYSRPSTACSQKQPDIDFIYMQPKKLDDSEDEIKYGLTDDVKSAREESRKSTARSKPPPAPSRSSNRIDDGLEDFETLIPSEYVHGMGTKDKFDGKKMGLSSTTFDAALASMLEAAEENVYFNHEDYDQYASTNKTRSYDRESPMDREMYAISQKSRENDIRAIYGSPLKSSKSMRQSRPKTQQKPVSYFSDDEDFDGRPRRSNSPSRVKRDKSLEDWERRMLQKNSARSSRKNSPLKKSKSNNYASNRYSTESEEEEVKKNPSSYRNWGPQTKNASIAGRLANFSIETPPPRNNADVNGEYYYPSRTNSLVIEESKFKSVTAVPDEEAESSFMGKVIEQRDRVNKIRQARKSAEVIQMAWRKYQEKKKHARW
- the LOC128158987 gene encoding kinesin heavy chain-like isoform X2, with translation MPQIRTLCRIKPTAEYYPEFEASRNTLYLRVPEVLRENWENSVRGKANVSHEFNFDYIFKNTATQEEVFEVAAKEIIQAFLNGYNGTIFAYGQTGTGKTFTVEGSPKQYKLRGLEPRSLSMIYKELEKRTDEDISVHISYLEIYKETGFDLLSTGARTQSAVTPFPKVSVMEGSQGVWMVKNLSVHYAATEDVAQNLLLQGQANRRVAATAVHDRSSRSHAVFTIQLSSKRSDSDVVVKSKLHLVDLAGSERVSKTGAQGNLLNEAKCINLSLHFLESVIIALQGDSGSNDNKGRVSSAGHQRGRSKTRENGRPSTAEGLSRTGPRHVPYRNSLLTMVLRDSLGGNCMTCMIATISLEYRNLGETLSTCRFAGRVACIANSVNFNTLRRNEEVDEKALIKKLRKRVAELESELSCLLMAKEDVKFSIDMMNAKLTDEDKIQCNKVIKSYLDGKVADPVSEGITNPYKFRECMKILKKMILEGLGSSANPDDVPNFLMSSEEANDIRASSTPEKGTQVLKVHSDKRKNEEKTVQIPIPARNAWGEESYTTAPEPPLNRPHHRQRRRPHRPPQDTDEEGMRTAGESDAEPAPQKRSDAENLSTILRQSRSRNRRKYHSPFEKKRIKEIKKLNEKVETLQQTQISKEGELVKMKINMAEQELNLMEEQVRTKLNVTKEQLADQRAYLQQLKTVEADKLTIEREKTVEKQLRKKEAKATKKIEVIEEKRKQLVEHSEEVDKELTKAKPTVREQFGKYRKRDGSLNTRQVYDMLRSEEKKQEKIQNQLEHERMVMISQQLELKEAATRQKLQNFKELLRLSHSAGFPDGHVGHANDPRAVTAPGFGEGPERLKAREEVGLEDMHERTGSPERTLYTAATTHINNGLESRNIHTRESRAITQKEEPMDSRPVSRQSVRSTRSVIPDSEFYAKRKQEKDPTSRWESSYSRPSTACSQKQPDIDFIYMQPKKLDDSEDEIKYGLTDDVKSAREESRKSTARSKPPPAPSRSSNRIDDGLEDFETLIPSEYVHGMGTKDKFDGKKMGLSSTTFDAALASMLEAAEENVYFNHEDYDQYASTNKTRSYDRESPMDREMYAISQKSRENDIRAIYGSPLKSSKSMRQSRPKTQQKPVSYFSDDEDFDGRPRRSNSPSRVKRDKSLEDWERRMLQKNSARSSRKNSPLKKSKSNNYASNRYSTESEEEEVKKNPSSYRNWGPQTKNASIAGRLANFSIETPPPRNNADVNGEYYYPSRTNSLVIEESKFKSVTAVPDEEAESSFMGKVIEQRDRVNKIRQARKSAEVIQMAWRKYQEKKKHARW